A window of Haloarcula marismortui ATCC 43049 genomic DNA:
TACACTCCTCACGGTCCCCGCCGTAGGTGATGAGCTTCGCGATCATCGAGTCATAGTCCGTGACGAGGTCGTCGCCCTGCCGGAGCGCGTCGTCGAGGCGGACGCCGATACCGCCCGGCGGGTCGTAGGTGTCGAGGCTGCCGCCGGTTGCGGGCGCGAAGTCGTCAGCGGCGTTCTCGGCGTTGATGCGGAACTCCATCGCGTGGCCCTCGATTTCCACGTCGTCCTGGTCGAAGGTGATCTCCTCGTCCATCGCCACCCGCAGTTGCCACTTGACGATGTCGATGTCGGTGATCTCCTCGGTGACGCAGTGCTCGACCTGAATGCGGGTGTTAACCTCGAGGAAATAGAAGTTCGCCTCCTCACCGAGCAGTTCCCCTTGCTCGCGGTCGGTGTCCTCTTCGACGAGGAACTCGACAGTCCCGGCGTTGTAGTAGTCCGATTCGCGGACGCCGCGTCGGGCAGCGTCGCCGATCTTCTCGCGGAGCGCATCGTTCAGGGCCGGCGAGGGACCCTCCTCGATAACTTTCTGGTGGCGGCGCTGGAGCGAGCAGTCACGCTCGCCCAGATGCCGGACGTTGCCGTGGTGGTCGGCGATAATCTGGACCTCGATGTGGCGGGGGTTCTCCAGATAGCGTTCGAGATAGACAGAGTCGTTCGAGAAGTACGCCTCTCCCTCCCGTTTTGCGCTTTCGAGCTGTTCTTCGGCTTCTTCGGGGTCGTGGACGATTTTCATTCCACGGCCGCCACCACCGCCTTCGGCCTTGATAGCCACCGGGAACCCATTCTCCTCGCCGAACTCGACGACTTCCTCGGGGTCTTCGACCGGGTCGGTCGTCCCCGGGACGATAGGCACGTCAGCCGACTGCATGATCTTGCGAGCCTTCGTCTTCTCGCCCAGTGCCTCCATTGACTCACTCTCGGGGCCGACCCAGGTGACGCCGTCCGTTTCCTGCACGCGCGCGGCGAAGTCGGCGTTCTCCGCGAGAAAGCCGTACCCCGGGTGAATGGCGTCAGCGTCGGCCTGCTTGGCCGCGTCGATAATCGCTTCCTGGTCGAGATAGGAGTCTGCGGCACGGGCCGGACCGACGTTGTACGCCTCGTCCGCATACCGGACGTGACCGGCGTGCTTGTCGGCATCAGAGTAGACGGCCACTGTGCCGATGCCCAACTCCTCGCATGCGCGCATCACGCGCACCGCTATCTCCCCGCGATTAGCGACGAGCACCTTATCGAACATACGCCCTCATACTGAGAGTCGGCCCATAAAACTATGCGCAGATAGCGGCCAAATTTACATATATAATCATGTTAGTATAGAACATGACCACAAACCGACTCAGGGTGTCGCCGAGCAACTGACAAAAAACTGTCTGCGATTAGAACCGTTCGGCGCGGCCGGCAGCGCTCCAGGGGTCGGTCGGCGCGTCCGAGCGAACCCGAACGGACCGCTTCTGCGTGGCTTCAACGCGCCCGGAGAACGACCACTGTCTGCCGTCCCAGGAGTCACCGTCGTCTGCCGCCGCAGCCGCCGCGGCCGCTGCTGCCGCACGCTGGCGGTCGGTGAGGTGTGCGCCGATAGCGACGGCGATAGCAGCCGCTTCGGCCGTCGACGCGTCGTCGAGTTGGGCGGCGATTTCTGCGACCAGATCTGCATCGACAGCCGAGTCAGTGTCAGCCGCCATCGTTACAGTGGGATGTTGCCGTGCTTGCGGTCGGGCTGGTCCTTGCGTTTCCCCCGGAGGAGGTCAAGGTCGTCGATGAGCCGCGGGCGGGTTTCCTGGGGTTCGATGACATCGTCGACGAACCCGCGCTTGGCTGCGGTGTAGGGGTTCGCGAAGGCGTCGCGGTACTCGTCGATGAGTTGCTGGCGGCGTGCTTCCACGTCGTCGGCGTCCTCCAGTTCGTCGTCGTAGAGGACGTTGACCGCGCCCTGTGGCCCCATCACGGCGATCTCGGCGGTCGGCCAGGCGTAGTTCATGTCCGCGCCGATGTGCTTCGACGCCATCACGTCGTAGGCCCCGCCGTACGCCTTCCGCGTGATGACGGTCACCAGCGGCACGGTGGCCTCGGAGTAGGCGTACAGGAGCTTTGCGCCGTGGTTGATGATGGCGTTGGTCTCCTGGTCCTTGCCGGGCATGAACCCGGGCACGTCGACGAACGTCAGAATCGGGATGTTGAACGCGTCACAGAACCGGACGAAGCGTGCGCCCTTCCGCGAGGCGTTGATGTCGAGTGTGCCGGCGTTGACTCGCGGCTGGTTGCCAACGACACCGACGCTGTGACCGTCCATGCGGGCGAACCCGATGACGATGTTGCGCGCGAAGTCCTCAGCCACCTCGAAGAAGGAGTCCTCGTCGACGATACGCCCGACGACATCCGTCATGTCGTAGGGTTTCTGTGGCGCGTCGGGAACAGCCGATTTCAGTTCCTCGTCTCGGCGTTCGGGGTCGTCCCAGGGTTTGACCCGCGGCGGGTCCTCGACGTTGTTCTGCGGGAGATACGAGAGGAGGTAGCGGATGTCGTCCATCGCGTCCTTTTCATCGGCGGCCGTGAAGTGGGCCACCCCGGACTCGGAGGCGTGGGTCTTCGCGCCGCCGAGTTCGTCGAAGCCGACCTCCTCGCCGGTCACTGTCTCGATGACGTCGGGCCCGGTGATGAACATGTGGCTGGTCTCCTCGACCATGTAGACGAAGTCCGTGATCGAGGGGGAGTACACCGCGCCGCCGGCACACGGCCCCATGATGGCCGAAATCTGTGGGACGACACCGCTGGCTTGCTGATTGCGGTGGAAGATATCGGCATAGCCCGCCAGCGAGTCGATGCCCTCCTGAATCCGCGCGCCGGCGGAGTCGTTCAGCCCGATAATGGGTGCGCCCGTCTCGATGGCCTTGTCCATCACCTTACAGACCTTCTGGGCGAACGCCTCGCCCAGCGACCCGCCGAAGACGGTGAAGTCGTGGGCGAAGACGTACACCCTGCGGCCGTCGACTTTGCCGTAGCCGACGACGACGCCGTCTCCCGGTACTTTCTTGTCGGCCATGTCGAAGTTCGTCGAGCGGTGTTCACGGAGCGAGTCGATCTCGACGAAGGTGCCGTCGTCGAGGAAGTAATCGATGCGCTCACGCGCGGTGAGTTTCCCGCGGTCGTGTTGCGCCTCGATTCGTTCCTCGCCACCACCTCGTTCGGCCTCGGCTTTTCGTTCCCGAAGGTCCTCGACACGGTCATCGTGGCTCACGCGATATCACTTCTCCCGGACCGGAGCATATCCGACTCCTTGCGGGCATCCGAGAAAAGCGTTATCAAACTTAACCATTATTTCTCGTATTCGATAACGGAAACCGGCGGAGTTTTGAGCGACGGCCCGTTGCTTTCGCGCGTGAAGAACGTCACGGCCCGCCAGCACAACCCCTTTGGCTTCGACGCACCGTGTGAGCCGTTTGTGCCGGGGTACGGCGACGCCAACGCCCACTTCCACGTCATCGGTGACCACCCCGGCGTCCACGGTGGCGCAACGTCTGGCATCCCGTTTACCGACAACGCTGCGGCCGAACGCCTCCAGCGGGCGCTCGTTGAGGCTGGACTGCTCGCCGAGGCCGGCACGCCGCCAACCGTCGAGAAGACCTACCTGTCGTACCTGTATATGTGCGGCGGTGACCCACCGACAGACGCGGATTACGAAGCTCTGGAGCCGCTGTTCGACACGGAACTCCGGGCCATCACTGCCCACGTCCTCCTGCCTGTCGGCGAGCGGGCCACGCGACACGTGTTCGCGAACACGACCTCGGAGCCGACCGAGTCCATAGACATGGACGCGCGCCACGCCACGGAGGTCGTCGGGAGTGGCTGGCTCGTCTACCCGATCAAAGAGCCCGCGGAGTGGAGCGACGACGACGAAGACGCCCTTGTCGACGTCCTGACTGCGCTACTGAAGACCGACTATCGCCGCGAGGCGGACCTCGGGCGGTTCCTGCCGAACGACGACCCGTATCTGGTCCGGTAGCGGTTCTATTGATTCTTACAGCGGCTCCGACGATCAGAAACAGTGGCTACAGCGCCCACTCGTCGGAGAGCGGTTCCGCGGACGCCCAGTACGCGTCGAACGCCTCGATAGCCCACTCGCGGACGGCCGGCGCGGTCGTATCGATCGACGCCTGTAGAACGCCGTTGTCGTCCCGCAACAGCAGATGGACCACGTCGTCGGCGATCATCACCGCAAGTGGCACACCATCGGTTCGCACCCGGACTGACGCGTCCGGTTCGGCACGCAGCGATTCGAGTCGTTTCCGGAGTCGGTCGTCCGCCGCCAGTGCGTCTATCGCGCCGGGCGAGAACACGCCCGAGAACCGCTGTTCGCCGGCGGTGACCCGTTCCTGAACGACTCGAATCGCCTGGTCGTTGAACGCATGGGAGAACGTCCGGACTTCCTCGGCATCTCGAAGCAGGTCGAGCAATCGCTGGACCGGCGCGTTCGGGCGCGTCTGACTTGGAACGGTTATCGTGGCGTCGGCCAGATGTTGCAGGTCGAAGGCCATCGCATCGGTGGGGAGATACTGGACGATGTCGCGCAGCCGCCGCTCGGTTTCGAGGCTACCGAGGAGGTCGGTGAACCCGTTAGCAACGATGCGGCCCGTCGCCGTGGCGACGTACTCACCCCCTGTTCGGCGAATCCACGACCGCTCTTCGAAGTCAGCGATGATCCGGCCGAGCGTCGCCTGTGACGCGCCGGTTTCGGCCGCCAGTTCCCCGCGTGAGTGTGGCTCCGTGGCCAGAAGCCGCAACACCTCGACCCGGTTTGACGAGAGCGCGAGGAACTCGATCTCTTCGAGCGCCGATTCCATACCGCCACGTTAGGGAGTCCGTCCTAAATCGCTTTCGTAGTATGAAATAATTTCACACCGTGCACATCCGCCACGGGTGTTCGGCCGTTTCGCGTTATGTAATATTTTCTAAACGGGCCTATAAGCATCGATACCGTACTGTAGAGTACGATGATTCAGGTTTCTCTCCGTGCTCTCTCTGTCGGCTGTGCAGTCGTATCAGAAACTAAATACGAGGTGGCGGTATGATTTCGCGCCGGACGTTCGCCCTCGCCGCCGTTGCCAGTGTCCTGCTTGGCGGGACCTTCGTCGGCGCGAAGGCCGGACTGTCGTATCTCCCGCCGCTTCTGTTCGTCGCTCTCCGGTTCGACATCGCCGCTGTCGTGCTCCTTGGGTATGTTGTGGTGACGCGGTCCCGGGATGAACTGCTCCCACGGACCCGTGGCGACGTGCTTGGGATTCTCTCGACAGGCCTGTTCGCGCTCGGCCTCGCAAACGCGCTGATATTCGTCGGCCAGCAGTCCGCTACCAGCGCGGTTGCCGCTATCATCTTCAGCCTCAACCCGATACTGACGCCGGTGTTCGCCGCTATCTTGCTCTCCGACGAACGACTCTCGGCCCGCGGCGGTCTCGGGATGGTTATCGGCCTGCTCGGTGTCGGTCTCGTCGTTAGCCCTGACCCGGCAATGCTCCTGAGCGGGGGCATCGGCAAGCTCATCCTGTTCGCTGGCGCGGCTAGCGCGGCGCTGGGCAGCGTGCTCATCCGGTGGTCCGGCGGTGGCCTGTCGAGTACGGTCCGAACCGCATGGGCGCTCCCTGTCGCCGCCGCGCTCTGCCATGCGCTGAGCATCGGTATGGGCGAATCCGCGGCCACGGCGGTGTGGTCGCCGACTGCGATAGCAGCCCTGCTGTACGTCGGCATCTTCGCCGGCGCAATCGCCTACATCGCCTACTTCGGCCTGCTCGATGTCACCGGTGCAATTCAGGCCAACCTCATCTTCTACGTGGTCCCCGTCGTGTCAACGCTCGGCGGGTGGGCCTTGCTCGGTGAGGCAATCACCCCGACCGCAGTGGCGGGCTTCCTGACTATCTTCACGGGGTTCGTAGTACTGGGCAGCGAGTCGGTCGACATCCGGGCACTGCTCCCGGCTACTACCGACGAGGGTGACACTGTGTCCGAAAGTCTCGGCATTGCGGACGAACAGCGTGGGTTCGAGTCCGACTGAGATAGGCCGTTAGGGTGTCATATGCCTGTTTCGACCTCACTTAGGATAGGGAGTACACTGAGCCCGCCGGCCACAGAGATTCAGCAAAGTATTCACTCCACCGTCATGTATCCCTACGGGCATGACTGTCGGTGAAAATACACGCAGTCGACAACTGTTGATACCGATAGGCGGACTGGCGCTAGTGTTTCAGTCGATAGCGTTTGAGGGGACCTTCGGACTTATCGAGCATCCCGGTGTTTCCGGGGTCCTCAGAGACGTGCTGAGCGGTGGTCTATTGCTGGTGGCAACGGTCTGTCTCTTCGGTGGCGTGTATCTACGCCTGCGCAGTTCGTGAGCGACATGCCGCCCTTCTGCACGTGGCTAGGCTGCTACGGCTGGAAAAAACATCTCGCGACGACCGGATACACCGGGCGGTCACTACAAACCGTCGCGAAGAAGGTCCGCGGGAAACCGAGGCTGTGCGTCGGTTATATTGGCGGGATAATCGCGGGGTCCTCAGCGAGGAACAGCGTCTGCAGGCCGAGGACCAGCGTCAGGAGCACGCCGAGGATAACCACCGTTCGGACCATCCAGAGCCAGGTCGGACCGAATGCCCGGAGCCCACCCGTCCCCTGTCGGAGCTCGGCAACTGCGTTGGAGGAGAGCACCCAGCCGACGAACACTAGGATGAGCAGCACTGACAGCGGGAGGAACAGCTTGTACGCGAGCGTGTCGAACCAGCCGAACCACGCCAGGTCCCAGGCTGACGGGAATCCGAGAACGAACAGCACAACTCCGAGCATCGCCGCCAGAGACACTCGTGAGTATGACGTGTTGTCGACGCCGTAGGAGACTGTAACCTCGAGGAGGCTGATGGCGGAGGAAATTGCAGCGATGAGGACAACGCCGAAGAACACGACACCGAGGAGTCGACCTCCGGGGAGCTGTGGGAACGCCGACGCCATCGCGACGAAGATGGCCGACGGACCGCTGGTGTCGGGGCTGACGTTGATGGCGAAGAGAATCGGGAACACGACCAGCCCGGCCAGCACACCAACGAGCGTGTTCGTCACGACGATGATGCCACCATCCACCGGGAGGCTCTCGTCGTCACCGATGTACGAGGAGTAGGTAATCATGGCTGCCATCCCCAGCGAGAGGGTGAAAAACGCCTGTCCAACTGCGAACGGAATCAGGTCGCCAGCGTTCGCCGCCAGCGTGGAGAAGTCCGGTGAGAGGAAGTAGCTGTAGCCAGCCCCTGCTCCCTCAAGCGTGGTAACCCAGGCCGCCATCCCGATCATGAGGAGAACGATGCTGGGGACCATCACCTTCGTCGCCTTCTCGATACCGTCCTCGACACCCACTGCGACGATACCGAC
This region includes:
- a CDS encoding acyl-CoA carboxylase subunit beta, coding for MSHDDRVEDLRERKAEAERGGGEERIEAQHDRGKLTARERIDYFLDDGTFVEIDSLREHRSTNFDMADKKVPGDGVVVGYGKVDGRRVYVFAHDFTVFGGSLGEAFAQKVCKVMDKAIETGAPIIGLNDSAGARIQEGIDSLAGYADIFHRNQQASGVVPQISAIMGPCAGGAVYSPSITDFVYMVEETSHMFITGPDVIETVTGEEVGFDELGGAKTHASESGVAHFTAADEKDAMDDIRYLLSYLPQNNVEDPPRVKPWDDPERRDEELKSAVPDAPQKPYDMTDVVGRIVDEDSFFEVAEDFARNIVIGFARMDGHSVGVVGNQPRVNAGTLDINASRKGARFVRFCDAFNIPILTFVDVPGFMPGKDQETNAIINHGAKLLYAYSEATVPLVTVITRKAYGGAYDVMASKHIGADMNYAWPTAEIAVMGPQGAVNVLYDDELEDADDVEARRQQLIDEYRDAFANPYTAAKRGFVDDVIEPQETRPRLIDDLDLLRGKRKDQPDRKHGNIPL
- a CDS encoding DMT family transporter — its product is MISRRTFALAAVASVLLGGTFVGAKAGLSYLPPLLFVALRFDIAAVVLLGYVVVTRSRDELLPRTRGDVLGILSTGLFALGLANALIFVGQQSATSAVAAIIFSLNPILTPVFAAILLSDERLSARGGLGMVIGLLGVGLVVSPDPAMLLSGGIGKLILFAGAASAALGSVLIRWSGGGLSSTVRTAWALPVAAALCHALSIGMGESAATAVWSPTAIAALLYVGIFAGAIAYIAYFGLLDVTGAIQANLIFYVVPVVSTLGGWALLGEAITPTAVAGFLTIFTGFVVLGSESVDIRALLPATTDEGDTVSESLGIADEQRGFESD
- a CDS encoding uracil-DNA glycosylase family protein, which translates into the protein MKNVTARQHNPFGFDAPCEPFVPGYGDANAHFHVIGDHPGVHGGATSGIPFTDNAAAERLQRALVEAGLLAEAGTPPTVEKTYLSYLYMCGGDPPTDADYEALEPLFDTELRAITAHVLLPVGERATRHVFANTTSEPTESIDMDARHATEVVGSGWLVYPIKEPAEWSDDDEDALVDVLTALLKTDYRREADLGRFLPNDDPYLVR
- a CDS encoding sodium-dependent transporter — its product is MSDRETWASRLGFLLAAIGSAVGLGNIWQFPFKTATNGGAVFLVFYLVAVLLIGFPAMLAEFIIGRRTNRNAVDAFGELGFKQWRVVGGLGVFTGFWILSYYNVVGGWVMRYILGSATGAYFGNSAEYFGAIASGPEAVVGQALFLLICVGIVAVGVEDGIEKATKVMVPSIVLLMIGMAAWVTTLEGAGAGYSYFLSPDFSTLAANAGDLIPFAVGQAFFTLSLGMAAMITYSSYIGDDESLPVDGGIIVVTNTLVGVLAGLVVFPILFAINVSPDTSGPSAIFVAMASAFPQLPGGRLLGVVFFGVVLIAAISSAISLLEVTVSYGVDNTSYSRVSLAAMLGVVLFVLGFPSAWDLAWFGWFDTLAYKLFLPLSVLLILVFVGWVLSSNAVAELRQGTGGLRAFGPTWLWMVRTVVILGVLLTLVLGLQTLFLAEDPAIIPPI
- a CDS encoding acetyl-CoA carboxylase biotin carboxylase subunit, with amino-acid sequence MFDKVLVANRGEIAVRVMRACEELGIGTVAVYSDADKHAGHVRYADEAYNVGPARAADSYLDQEAIIDAAKQADADAIHPGYGFLAENADFAARVQETDGVTWVGPESESMEALGEKTKARKIMQSADVPIVPGTTDPVEDPEEVVEFGEENGFPVAIKAEGGGGGRGMKIVHDPEEAEEQLESAKREGEAYFSNDSVYLERYLENPRHIEVQIIADHHGNVRHLGERDCSLQRRHQKVIEEGPSPALNDALREKIGDAARRGVRESDYYNAGTVEFLVEEDTDREQGELLGEEANFYFLEVNTRIQVEHCVTEEITDIDIVKWQLRVAMDEEITFDQDDVEIEGHAMEFRINAENAADDFAPATGGSLDTYDPPGGIGVRLDDALRQGDDLVTDYDSMIAKLITYGGDREECIERGKRALKDFDIEGIPTVVPFHRLMLTDEKFVNGTHTTKYLDEHLDRTRIEEAQEQWGTVTESDGEGDEDEEVVEREFTVEVNGKRFQVDLEERGAPPINVGNVDADGGSQPQRPQGGSSSDSGGGSATTAEGQEVAAEMQGTILEVNVEEGDEVEAGDVLCVLEAMKMENDIVAERGGTVNDVAVSEGESVDMGDLLFVIG
- a CDS encoding helix-turn-helix transcriptional regulator, whose amino-acid sequence is MESALEEIEFLALSSNRVEVLRLLATEPHSRGELAAETGASQATLGRIIADFEERSWIRRTGGEYVATATGRIVANGFTDLLGSLETERRLRDIVQYLPTDAMAFDLQHLADATITVPSQTRPNAPVQRLLDLLRDAEEVRTFSHAFNDQAIRVVQERVTAGEQRFSGVFSPGAIDALAADDRLRKRLESLRAEPDASVRVRTDGVPLAVMIADDVVHLLLRDDNGVLQASIDTTAPAVREWAIEAFDAYWASAEPLSDEWAL